tgcagggcaccggacctccaggaacgagattggtgacccctgttctagtatatctagttagagcttgattagctgttttagatgtgtttgattagggttggagctaaaatctgagtttggacacccctggtctacatTATAGTTAGACTTACAGATACATGACAGTGTGTAAAAAACCCGTAAGAGGTGAGTCTGAAGTTGATGTCATCAACATATTTCTTCACTGGCGTTGTGTGTTTGGCGGATATGAAGTGCGTCGATGCTGACTGCAACTACATGACAGAGAAAAGATGctaaatattcatattcatatacttaaagaagcttatttttttaagtaatcttACAACTTCCAGTTAAACAGTTCAGTTGTaccatttttcaatccattcagtcgatctctgtgtctagcgggagcacttttagcttagcttagcataaatcattgaatcagattggaccattagcatctcacaaacaaaattcaaaaaaagttttattaattttcctaATTCCCTTGCTGAGTCTGTTTTCAGGTGCTGCGTATTATTATTGTCGTTGAGTATTATCATTACATCAGCTGCAGTCTTGGTACGGCAGAATTTCTTTGATTATTATGCTAGactgagagtatagttcctagtcatatcAGCCTAAAAAATAGCAAATTTTTACTTTCCATCAgttttagtacatgatgtaactacagaagtgaagctttaaataggaaaatgatcaaaattcttttttttttaatgtttatctagatgctaatggtctaatctgattcaattgtctatgctaagctaagctaaaaagtgctctcgccagaccTGGTAATCAAATGAATGGATTTAAAATTGGTAAAACTCCACTGTATAACTCGAGGGGACATTTAGGATGAGCCTACTTCCGAAAAAGGTGGAAACTGATATAAATCGATTGATTAACACATCTCATTATATCAAGAAACACACCTTGTAGAGACATTTTTCTCCTCCTGTGGCGCAGGTTGAGAATGTCCTCCACTTCTTGATCTGTGTGACCAGAGATTCAGACACACTCCTGCAAGGCAGACTGAAGTACCTGGGAATACAAAACACAGTTAAGCTTACGTATGACTGAAACTCTACCGATGCTGCCACCTAGTGGAAAAATAAgcttattaataaatgttaagcatTAAAGAGCACTTATTTTGctcccttttcaagatttaagtcttttgtgtctccagagtgtgtctgtaaagtttcaactcaaaacacccatcaaattatttattatacctttcagaacattagaattttctgctttgaacgtaatgtagctgtttttgttgcctgtgcctttaatgctagttctccccacccaccgttgccacatgcctgtcagagtgtgcctcaatctctgtcagataaacagcacagtgacagacatgaaggaagcagatctcacgtaacgtttgtgagaaatactacagtaggaactttaccaatgattatttgatgtatttgttgtggagtttctgcaatgagtcacacacaatgttgttacaaagttcacacacgagcacacacacatttacagtgcacacatttaactttgcactgtttttgcatagcaaatgtgacaggatacacattaatatacactgctATATGGATATCCGCTATgtcaatataaaataaacaaaataaacctgatttaatgtccacaaaccaggatcgaatcgtcttttataattgtattgacatgcggctgtggtgataaagatgataaaatcgctgtaattcattacaaacatgcactgttttcaacacgttttaaacttgtaaaattcattcttgatcacatttgatgatgcttgatgatcacagtgagtagaacagatcttttaatcctagttgctttgtgcacatcctgtcttgttgatatgattatacgtgttactacggagacatgttaacacGTGGACGCGGTTGTCAATCAAATCGGTAAGTGAGGAAACCGCACCATCACGTTGCggttggcctcaaaatgggagggatttgggtcctattttatgtcaggaattaaaaaaaaaggaggcttattgtctttatataacccaatatgacagtggacacactatacctacactcagttctgtccaaacagctttcaaaatATGATTTCCatcataggtgcactttaaaagATTACACACTCCAAATATTGTGacataaaaagataaaaacatgatatttttcTGTATAAtactttatatactgtatgttttatgatACTTTTGCTTACAAATCTTAGTATTGATCTGGAATGGTCATGGGATAgcgtaaaaacaaataaaatgaattataattatacataattCTGACTAAtagaaataatatacatttaactttatttaaatattataatcaaatatatgcatattttgcCATATAGAAAACAGTgcgatttatatatacatataaaattatttgtgtgtgtagcttttaatacacacatgcacacacatatacatggtAATATAAAAGTCTTATTCGATTATTAAATACACTATACAACATTGTAAAATctacacaaaataaataacattagccTGAACTATTGATTAACTGTTTAAATATTTCTACAAGAGTACACATTGTTAAAAAGTGATACAAATGATGATACTTCACCACTCGACTTTGCACTGTGCATGAAGAGGTCCTGCAGAGCTCAGTTCAGATGTTCCCAATGCCACAATACAAATAAAGAGCAAATCAGAGAAATGCATGATGATTCCCGTTCTCAAAGCTGCAGCTAAAGAGTGCTGGAAAGTTTTCGAGAGGTTTTAACAGGACATGAACAGAATCACAGGACGGTCATGAGTGAGGCTGAAAGGAAAATTGACTAATTTAATTAGACCATCAAGTGAGCTCTCAAAAAAGAAACAGGCCTACGGGGTGTTTGAACACTGAGCTCAAGAATAAGTCTGAGTGAATTCAGATAGATTACAGTTTGTTATGAGTTGTAGACATAGAATTAAAGGAACAGTCCACTCTGCTCATTTTAcaacagttaaacagttgacttaGACAATTTATGAATGACGGGAGCctttttagcatagcttagcataaatcattaaatcagactAGACCATTTGCATCTCATTCAAAAATAACCAAAGAGTTTAGATTATTTTCCTATTCAAAGCTTGActgttctgtagttacattgtgtaggctactaagaccaacagaaaataaaaagttgctattttctagataGGCTACAAATGACTAGGGGCTACTTTCATTCTGCCGTAATAATCAAGGgaatttgctgctgtaccatggctgcagcaggcacaataatattattaagtgtCTAAAAGTAGTTCCAAGCACCAAGCCCTTCACTTGCACAACCAGCAAAGCCTACTGAAGGCAAGCCTGAAACCTTTTGCCTAAAAAGCATGACGGCTAATGATAAAGCTGCCTCTATGGCAGTACACACTATTAAAAAACACCATGTGACTAGCTAAGACATGATTAACCAACCCAAGTTAGCATTAAAGGTTTTCTAATGGAAAATAATACAGACCTTTTCATCTCTCCTATGTAAGAAAATCTCTGTTAAAATCACCAGTGATCACCACAGGTTTTCTGCCGGtatcacaaagtcaaatttaagactttttaatacccttttaaagaataaaattttagactcatacagggttaacattttttctaatggcccagtattGTCATAAGgtattgtgtaattgttttttccCCTCGATTATGGATTTtagtttgctgtaaaaatgtctaataaCTGTTGTAAACTCTTagcaataaaaaacttaaataaaaaaataaggttttatgcGCTGTTGGTCAGTAGATCGACATTGGCCCAAATTGAGTACAAgtacaaagcaaaattaagacctgtttaaaacaatttaagacctacaacccaatatgtcagtgaatttaagactttttaaggcctaaaatttaggttttgaaatttaggacattttaagactttttaagaccccacggaaacCCTGGATATAAGCTgataatgcttccagatttaaaagagtaccccaacaattaCTGAAgctacaaaaattagagggtccattgaATGGCTTAATATTTTCGACCGATACGTTTTCGGTGGCCAacaattcggtacatctctaatatcaacacacttttagattcccattgttgtacatttctgctgtgtgattggctcttagatccatatagagtaaaaatgtccagagcttgtcattgttattgacataaattatatagtgatttgatataatattgtCTATTGGCACAACCCTAGTTTAAAGTTCTATCgagatggatggattgttggtgattggatgcgcGTTGGTCTGATTGGATAGCTTTACAcagacataggaaaattaaggcTTGTTTACAGTTATTTAGGACCTACAAGACAaaatttctgtgaatttaagactttttaatgcctaaaatttagtttttgaaaagtaagagtttttaagacccagcggacattctgtgtaatatcattgcgcctgttGCAGTTATGGTATGGCAGTAAAGTTCCTTgactattatgccagaatgagagtgtaGTTCATAGAATAACATATAGATGTAATTCTTTGAAAATTTTTGATTGTTAAATAATTGGGAAAATATGAGCATACAGATATCAGTGCATTTTTACACAATTTCTATATCAACCAAAAAAGCGTTTTCCCCCTTAATAATGTTGTATTTTACAATCTATTGCACAAACTGGTAGCTAGCTGTACactgagctctctttaaaaagTCGTATCATATTCCTCTGACCTCACACACTCCTCCTCGAGGCCGATCTGCAGCATCACACGTCTCACAGTAAGTGACTTTCTCCATTCTGGTCAGGAACAACATGTTGTGTTCTGAGGCCTGGAGCTGCTGTCCTGATGCTGCACTGAAGCTGATGAAGAAGTGAAGTAAACAGCAGTGTGAACTCACCAGAAGACGAGAGGAAGAagcaaaaaaggttatttttggaGAAACTGACACACTGTCATCTGCATAATCTTCCTGACGGCTCTCTCGCAGTTTTGCCGTAAGACCTTGAGGTTTCAGAAAGTCAAGCAGTAAATGTGACAGTCTACTTTTATTGTCCaggatttaaatatttttatgtttattatgtttgtaactgaataaaaacataaaaaaggttATTGTGACTTTATATCCTCTTtgaatctatccatccatccattcatccatccatctacttaataaattcatcaatccatccaccaaCCCATCTCTGTCTAttaataaatccatccatctatttttgtctattaaaaaaaatccatctatcttttttcttaataaatccatcaatccattcatccatcaataaataaatccatccatctatccattcatccacttAATAAATTCATCCATCCtaacacccacccacccatctctGTCAATTAATAAATCCATCCATTTTTGTCTATTCAtgaatccatctatccatctatttttttaataaatccatcaatccattcatccatctacttaatatatattcatccatccacccaccaacCCATCTCTGTCTAttaataaatccatccatctatttttgtCTATGAATGCAATGAATCCTATCAAtgaatccatctatccatccacctatctacttaataaattcatccatccatccatccattcatctctaaTATTTAAACCATCCATTGTTGTCTACAAATCCAATGAATCCTATCAAtgaatccatccgtccatctttcCATCTTCTTAATAAATTCATCTATCCACCCACCCATCTCTgtaataaatccatccatctaatttTGCCTATTAATAAATGCGTCAATCCATCTATCTTTTTTCTTAacaaatccatcaatccattcatccatcaataaataaatccatccatctctccatccatctactTAATAAATTCATCCATCCTCCACCCACCCATCTCTGTCTATTattaaatccatccatctattttgtCTACAAATAGCAATGAAACCTATAAATGAAaccattcatacatccatccacctatcaatgaatccatccgtccatccatctatcaacctaatacattcatccatccacccacacaTCTCTGTCTATTATTAAATCCATCCATTTTTGTCTATtcatgaatccatccatccatccatctatttttttcttaataaatccatcaatccattcatccatcaataaataaatccattcatctatctatttaatacattcatccatccactcatctgtCTATTAATAAATCCATCAATCCTATCatccatcaataaataaatccatccatccatctgcactCGTTGTCAGAGATGCTGTTATGTGTAATTATTTGCAGTTTTCCATTAATCTGCTGTGCAGCCCATATAGCAGGGATTTTCAGTTTAATGAATTGTTTCAGTCCCCCTCACGTGAAACTGTCATCAGCTTTGGCTTAAAGGGGTTTTGTCACAGTGTATTGCTCTTTTATTGTTCACCTGTGATGTGCAATTGTGGCCTGATTACAAGCTTTAAACTGTGTTCGAATCAGAAAACAAGTTCATCTAAACGTTTATTGTGCTGTCGGTTTTCAGAGACAactttctgtctgttgttctggaGTACAATCCAAATGCTAGTAAAtgaattagattagattcaactttatcgtcaatacacatgtacaagtacaaggcaacaaaatgcagtttccgtctaaccagcagtgcaatagcagcaagagAGTCAGCAAGAGcagcaaaagagtcagtgaggggcagagttcaaaagggagacagctctagggaaaaagctgttcctcaaaTGAATAGCTCAAATGAAAAGCTGTTTTGCTAATGAATATGCCGAAGTGAAGTACACAGAATATTAACGAGCAGATAGAGAAGTTTAATGGTCTGTTTAAGTTTGTATTACACCCTAAATAAAATCttacactttaaataaaaatcctATTCGTACACGTTACATGgcaaacaagaaacaaaaacattattgcTGCTAGTTTTCTCTGGAATTTAGTGACTATTGGCTTGTTTAGCTCCATAAATgcaactaaatatttaaatacagttagATAAACAATCTTGCTAGAAAGGCTGTGAATTATTCACATTATACTAAAAATAGGTTTAATTTCTATTTCTATCTTATGCATTTTTAATAATTCACAACTTGCACATAAATAGGCTAAATGTACCTAAAAGCGTGAACTGTAGAGTGACAGATAAAATTAGCAAATTAAATGTTGTGTATTCCAATATGGTacactttttaagtaaattaacatttttggcaTAACTACCTGTACTAACATCTCCTAAATCAGCATCTTTGCCTTCTTTTGCGTTACCGTATTAGCATCTTCTGTCTGGTGGGCACGAAAACAACGGTGAGATGACTATTTATAGGCTATCATGTTGTGGGGCTTGAGCATACTACCGAAGTACCAGATCAAACCATGTGTTTCTACTGCAGAGGATTGTCTTCACACATCAGATCAGAGACAAGCTGCATCACTCCAACATTTAGGAAcacaaaaaacagtaaaaaaaaaaaaaaaaaaaaaaaaaaacaaacaagaacgACCAATTATACTGGATCGTAAATCACAACGAGCAGTCGGTACAGCGGTCCGGAAGCAGTCAAaaacgaacatattttatttgtaaaaagtgtACGTTTAATAAAATGTCTGTTTAAGTATTTTATTGTATACTTTTTagcaaaaaaatgtttacatcTATGCTGAGGATGAGAATATCACGTGCTAGCCGTTGTTTTTCTTAGCGCTCGTCGACAGATGGACCAATCACGCTAGTTTGTGATTATTAAATGTGTGCGTTGGAAAATAGTATATTAAAGATGACTTTTCCACTTTTGAGTCAGCTTAAATTCATAGATTGAACCGATTACACTCTCACATCCTCATATATTTTCAATAAAGCGAAAATCATCCTGGAATTGTAATGTACCTCAATGTAGAATACATGGTTTTGAGCCTCCTCGCGCCCCCTAGAGGAAACAAAGGCTAAAAACAGTCGACGTTAGTAAAGGAGATCTCTTTATATACGACTTTACCGTGGGTCATTGCAAATCAAACGGACGGAGGGCGGGGGAACAGTCACCGGTGAGGGACATCTGATCGGTTTGCTTGATGGTGCCGGCGCAGATTCCATTACAGGTACCGTTATTATAACCTTGAAACGTTTTTTTCACAATTGCGTTGCATATCAGTCGGATGCGTCATGCTTTATTAGACCTTCATAACGCGTGATTTACAGAGCAGCCTTTCTATGCTGTGTTACAAATATATGGCTCTTTCTGCTGTTATGATGAATAAAGGATGATTCATATTCTGTTGTTTTCATATTAGCATACAACCATTTTTGGCAGGTTACATTGCATGTTTCAGATTTCATTGCCTGTTATTGTTGATGAAGAAAGCAGAATTTGATTCTTGACTGGAAtacttcataatttttttaatgagtttTCATTTGGAGACACTTCAACAGGGATTCAACCTGTGGATCTAACATTTAGGCTACTTCATAATTAAGATACGCAAATGATAATTTAAAaactattgaattgaattatacatttttgcaattgGTTTTTATGCCAACCTGACACATTTCCCAGTCAGATGTCATTACAGTAATTCATCCAGATGCTTTTCTTGGGAGTTTTTTTTAGTTATCATTATTCTTACacacaggggtggatttaactAATAAGCGAGGCAAGCAGCCGCTTAGGggcccaggaaatctgagggcccccaaataaa
This window of the Danio aesculapii chromosome 24, fDanAes4.1, whole genome shotgun sequence genome carries:
- the LOC130218558 gene encoding uncharacterized protein LOC130218558 codes for the protein MHFSDLLFICIVALGTSELSSAGPLHAQCKVEWYFSLPCRSVSESLVTQIKKWRTFSTCATGGEKCLYKLQSASTHFISAKHTTPVKKYVDDINFRLTSYGFFTHCHVSAMSVSETWYAITDHGTNYCNLYNLIEGSGLSEAPGYKEITSDFLCTQRSSANCTIY